A portion of the Nomia melanderi isolate GNS246 chromosome 2, iyNomMela1, whole genome shotgun sequence genome contains these proteins:
- the LOC116429960 gene encoding RNA-binding protein 5 isoform X2, translating into MDNMYSNNIDPWEPGYGPERRGHNTDYDYRNDYGNSRSPDYGEHRDNDHRDRDHRSPEYRNHRGRDRDRERDRSRDRRDRSRDDRDRSYRDREDRYGRQRDRDSVERDRDRDRDRDRDRDRSRRDRDRDRDRDRRGKRDDRDRDRDDDHSRESMDFEHDHGRTYGSSMEGIHYKSQSPNNTIMIRGLAQHITENDVRQDILNCGLMPKDIRLIRKKDTGASRGFAFVEFNATQEAARWMEMKQGVLMLQDQYRALMQYSIPKDCHVDKPPAKNTQDWHCVKCGAHNFKRRETCFKCSASRAESEEGGEGSDEISPHPTNTVLLRGLDVLTTEDSVLQAMKNLSSMPIRSIRIGRDSLTNTSRGVCYLEMGNVVDAMYLHTALTKQGLVVDGRKVEITYCKLHQISNTNTWKANDSQPQRYTLDDVAQLAEYSANLYAKTPAQKAHYLQYYTQYYQNQIMQGSTITLPSLNQTDRVNAAAAVAQSAIQQLQASRKLGDADEMKNRPTPTAPTSTSLASGRVPAHAGDAVPDVSTYHYDESSGYYYDPSTGLYYDPNSQYYYNSHTQQFLYWDAESFSYQPAKTATTVTQATGTTTSGTTITATASNTDSTNTVTNQATTSSVTSAIQESSKEDESKKKDSKQDKVKVAKKIAKDMERWAKTLNQKKENAKSNWNSEFAGGDGNQGVGSGAADAGYAILEKKSLASSFHEDEDQSGNNGLVAAYGGGSDTEEEIEDVQQEERQHTDWTKLACLLCKRQFPSKEALLRHQQLSELHKQNLENWYQVRGLDPNDPQQRNNKYRDRAKERRAKYGEPEPPQPNKLKEKYLKTRVEEISVSYEEPTRAGIGSDNVGNKLLQKMGWSEGMGLGKSNQGRTSIIEAERRVPTAGLGAKSSSYSALPGDTYKDCVKKMMYARYQELSDT; encoded by the exons atggaCAACATGTACAGTAACAACATTGACCCCTGGGAGCCAGGTTATGGGCCTGAGAGAAGAGGACACAATACCGATTATGACTATCGCAATGATTATGGAAACAGCAGATCACCGGATTATGGGGAGCACCGTGACAATGATCATCGTGATAGAGACCATCGTAGTCCAGAATATAGAAATCATCGGGGGAGAGACAGAGACCGTGAAAGAGATCGTTCAAGAGACAGGAGAGACAGGAGTAGAGATGATAGAGACCGTAGCTACAGAGACAGAGAGGATCGATATGGAAGACAAAGGGATAGAGATTCCGTAGAAAGAGACAGGGATCGGGACCGGGATCGTGACAGAGACAGAGATCGTTCTAGGAGAGACAGAGATAGGGATAGGGATAGGGATCGTAGAGGGAAACGGGACGACAGAGATCGGGATCGCGATGATGATCATAGCAGAGAAAGTATGGACTTTGAGCATGACCATGGACGTACTTATGGTTCGTCCATGGAAGGCATCCACTACAAATCTCAATCTCCAAACAACACCATAATGATTCGTGGGCTTGCTCAACATATAACAGAAAATGAC GTGCGGCAAGACATCCTCAACTGTGGTCTCATGCCAAAGGACATCAGGCTGATTCGTAAAAAGGATACAG GTGCTTCGCGAGGTTTTGCATTCGTCGAGTTTAACGCGACTCAGGAGGCCGCACGGTGGATGGAGATGAAACAG GGAGTACTGATGCTGCAGGACCAATATCGTGCCTTGATGCAGTACAGTATACCGAAAGATTGCCATGTAGATAAGCCACCAGCAAAGAATACGCAAGACTGGCACTGCGTTAAG TGTGGCGCGCACAATTTCAAGAGACGCGAGACATGTTTTAAGTGTTCCGCCTCGAGAGCAGAGAGCGAAGAGGGTGGAGAGGGTAGCGATGAGATTAGCCCGCATCCTACGAACACTGTTCTTCTGCGAGGTTTAGACGTTCTGACCACCGAGGACTCAGTTCTGCAAGCaatgaaaaatctctcgtcgaTGCCTATACGCAGTATACGTATCGGCCGTGACTCGCTGACAAACACGTCGAGGGGTGTCTGTTACTTGGAGATGGGCAACGTGGTGGACGCCATGTATTTGCACACGGCCCTCACTAAGCAAGGGTTGGTGGTGGACGGTAGGAAGGTGGAAATCACGTACTGCAAGCTTCACCAAATAAGTAACACTAACACGTGGAAGGCGAACGACAGTCAACCGCAGAGGTACACTTTAGACGACGTTGCTCAATTGGCAGAGTACAGTGCCAACCTATACGCTAAGACACCTGCGCAGAAAGCTCACTATCTTCAGTATTACACGCAATATTATCAGAATCAAATAATGCAAGGCTCGACGATTACGTTGCCGTCATTGAACCAGACTGATAGAGTAAACGCGGCGGCGGCCGTAGCACAATCCGCCATACAGCAGTTGCAAGCATCCAGGAAATTAGGCGACGCCGACGAGATGAAGAACAGACCGACGCCCACGGCGCCGACTAGCACCTCGCTGGCAAGCGGAAGAGTCCCTGCACATGCTGGAGATG CTGTGCCGGATGTCAGCACCTATCACTACGACGAGTCCTCGGGCTACTATTACGACCCAAGTACAGGATTATATTATGATCCCAATTCgcaatattattacaatagtcACACGCAGCAGTTCCTTTATTGGGACGCTGAATCATTTTCATATCAACCGGCGAAG ACTGCTACAACCGTGACACAAGCGACAGGAACGACGACCAGCGGGACTACAATAACCGCCACCGCTAGTAACACGGACTCGACGAACACCGTCACCAATCAGGCGACAACTTCGTCGGTCACGAGTGCGATCCAGGAGTCGTCGAAGGAAGACGAGAGTAAAAAGAAAGACAGCAAGCAAGATAAAGTGAAGGTAGCAAAGAAAATAGCAAAAGACATGGAACGCTGGGCGAAAACGTTGAATCAAAAGAAAGAGAATGCGAAGAGTAATTGGAACTCCGAGTTCGCTGGCGGTGATGGCAATCAAGGGGTTGGAAGCGGAGCCGCGGACGCGGGGTACGCCATATTGGAGAAGAAATCTCTCGCGAGTTCTTTCCACGAGGACGAAGATCAGAGCGGGAATAACGGTTTAGTCGCTGCCTATGGCGGTGGCAGTGACACGGAAGAGGAGATAGAGGATGTGCAACAGGAAGAAAGACAACACACGGATTGGACGAAGTTGGCCTGTTTGTTGTGTAAACGACAGTTCCCGAGTAAAGAAGCTTTACTCCGGCACCAGCAGCTGTCGGAGCTTCATAAACAGAACTTGGAGAATTGGTATCAAGTTCGTGGCTTGGACCCTAATGATCCGCAACAGAGGAACAACAAGTATCGAGATCGTGCCAAAGAAAGAAGAGCAAAGTATGGAGAACCAGAGCCTCCGCAGCCGAACAAACTGAAAGAGAAATACCTGAAGACGAGGGTCGAGGAAATATCTGTGTCATACGAGGAACCCACGAGAGCCGGCATTGGCTCGGATAACGTTGGCAATAAGCTGTTGCAAAAAATGGGCTGGAGCGAAGGAATGGGCCTTGGGAAGTCTAACCAAGGTAGAACGAGTATCATCGAGGCTGAGAGAAGAGTTCCTACGGCCGGCTTAGGGGCGAAATCATCGTCGTACAGCGCACTACCCGGGGACACCTACAAAGATTGTGTAAAGAAAATGATGTACGCACGTTATCAAGAACTGTCCGACACATAA
- the LOC116429960 gene encoding RNA-binding protein 5 isoform X1: MDNMYSNNIDPWEPGYGPERRGHNTDYDYRNDYGNSRSPDYGEHRDNDHRDRDHRSPEYRNHRGRDRDRERDRSRDRRDRSRDDRDRSYRDREDRYGRQRDRDSVERDRDRDRDRDRDRDRSRRDRDRDRDRDRRGKRDDRDRDRDDDHSRESMDFEHDHGRTYGSSMEGIHYKSQSPNNTIMIRGLAQHITENDVRQDILNCGLMPKDIRLIRKKDTGASRGFAFVEFNATQEAARWMEMKQGVLMLQDQYRALMQYSIPKDCHVDKPPAKNTQDWHCVKCGAHNFKRRETCFKCSASRAESEEGGEGSDEISPHPTNTVLLRGLDVLTTEDSVLQAMKNLSSMPIRSIRIGRDSLTNTSRGVCYLEMGNVVDAMYLHTALTKQGLVVDGRKVEITYCKLHQISNTNTWKANDSQPQRYTLDDVAQLAEYSANLYAKTPAQKAHYLQYYTQYYQNQIMQGSTITLPSLNQTDRVNAAAAVAQSAIQQLQASRKLGDADEMKNRPTPTAPTSTSLASGRVPAHAGDGKVYSVPDVSTYHYDESSGYYYDPSTGLYYDPNSQYYYNSHTQQFLYWDAESFSYQPAKTATTVTQATGTTTSGTTITATASNTDSTNTVTNQATTSSVTSAIQESSKEDESKKKDSKQDKVKVAKKIAKDMERWAKTLNQKKENAKSNWNSEFAGGDGNQGVGSGAADAGYAILEKKSLASSFHEDEDQSGNNGLVAAYGGGSDTEEEIEDVQQEERQHTDWTKLACLLCKRQFPSKEALLRHQQLSELHKQNLENWYQVRGLDPNDPQQRNNKYRDRAKERRAKYGEPEPPQPNKLKEKYLKTRVEEISVSYEEPTRAGIGSDNVGNKLLQKMGWSEGMGLGKSNQGRTSIIEAERRVPTAGLGAKSSSYSALPGDTYKDCVKKMMYARYQELSDT, from the exons atggaCAACATGTACAGTAACAACATTGACCCCTGGGAGCCAGGTTATGGGCCTGAGAGAAGAGGACACAATACCGATTATGACTATCGCAATGATTATGGAAACAGCAGATCACCGGATTATGGGGAGCACCGTGACAATGATCATCGTGATAGAGACCATCGTAGTCCAGAATATAGAAATCATCGGGGGAGAGACAGAGACCGTGAAAGAGATCGTTCAAGAGACAGGAGAGACAGGAGTAGAGATGATAGAGACCGTAGCTACAGAGACAGAGAGGATCGATATGGAAGACAAAGGGATAGAGATTCCGTAGAAAGAGACAGGGATCGGGACCGGGATCGTGACAGAGACAGAGATCGTTCTAGGAGAGACAGAGATAGGGATAGGGATAGGGATCGTAGAGGGAAACGGGACGACAGAGATCGGGATCGCGATGATGATCATAGCAGAGAAAGTATGGACTTTGAGCATGACCATGGACGTACTTATGGTTCGTCCATGGAAGGCATCCACTACAAATCTCAATCTCCAAACAACACCATAATGATTCGTGGGCTTGCTCAACATATAACAGAAAATGAC GTGCGGCAAGACATCCTCAACTGTGGTCTCATGCCAAAGGACATCAGGCTGATTCGTAAAAAGGATACAG GTGCTTCGCGAGGTTTTGCATTCGTCGAGTTTAACGCGACTCAGGAGGCCGCACGGTGGATGGAGATGAAACAG GGAGTACTGATGCTGCAGGACCAATATCGTGCCTTGATGCAGTACAGTATACCGAAAGATTGCCATGTAGATAAGCCACCAGCAAAGAATACGCAAGACTGGCACTGCGTTAAG TGTGGCGCGCACAATTTCAAGAGACGCGAGACATGTTTTAAGTGTTCCGCCTCGAGAGCAGAGAGCGAAGAGGGTGGAGAGGGTAGCGATGAGATTAGCCCGCATCCTACGAACACTGTTCTTCTGCGAGGTTTAGACGTTCTGACCACCGAGGACTCAGTTCTGCAAGCaatgaaaaatctctcgtcgaTGCCTATACGCAGTATACGTATCGGCCGTGACTCGCTGACAAACACGTCGAGGGGTGTCTGTTACTTGGAGATGGGCAACGTGGTGGACGCCATGTATTTGCACACGGCCCTCACTAAGCAAGGGTTGGTGGTGGACGGTAGGAAGGTGGAAATCACGTACTGCAAGCTTCACCAAATAAGTAACACTAACACGTGGAAGGCGAACGACAGTCAACCGCAGAGGTACACTTTAGACGACGTTGCTCAATTGGCAGAGTACAGTGCCAACCTATACGCTAAGACACCTGCGCAGAAAGCTCACTATCTTCAGTATTACACGCAATATTATCAGAATCAAATAATGCAAGGCTCGACGATTACGTTGCCGTCATTGAACCAGACTGATAGAGTAAACGCGGCGGCGGCCGTAGCACAATCCGCCATACAGCAGTTGCAAGCATCCAGGAAATTAGGCGACGCCGACGAGATGAAGAACAGACCGACGCCCACGGCGCCGACTAGCACCTCGCTGGCAAGCGGAAGAGTCCCTGCACATGCTGGAGATGGTAAAGTGTATT CTGTGCCGGATGTCAGCACCTATCACTACGACGAGTCCTCGGGCTACTATTACGACCCAAGTACAGGATTATATTATGATCCCAATTCgcaatattattacaatagtcACACGCAGCAGTTCCTTTATTGGGACGCTGAATCATTTTCATATCAACCGGCGAAG ACTGCTACAACCGTGACACAAGCGACAGGAACGACGACCAGCGGGACTACAATAACCGCCACCGCTAGTAACACGGACTCGACGAACACCGTCACCAATCAGGCGACAACTTCGTCGGTCACGAGTGCGATCCAGGAGTCGTCGAAGGAAGACGAGAGTAAAAAGAAAGACAGCAAGCAAGATAAAGTGAAGGTAGCAAAGAAAATAGCAAAAGACATGGAACGCTGGGCGAAAACGTTGAATCAAAAGAAAGAGAATGCGAAGAGTAATTGGAACTCCGAGTTCGCTGGCGGTGATGGCAATCAAGGGGTTGGAAGCGGAGCCGCGGACGCGGGGTACGCCATATTGGAGAAGAAATCTCTCGCGAGTTCTTTCCACGAGGACGAAGATCAGAGCGGGAATAACGGTTTAGTCGCTGCCTATGGCGGTGGCAGTGACACGGAAGAGGAGATAGAGGATGTGCAACAGGAAGAAAGACAACACACGGATTGGACGAAGTTGGCCTGTTTGTTGTGTAAACGACAGTTCCCGAGTAAAGAAGCTTTACTCCGGCACCAGCAGCTGTCGGAGCTTCATAAACAGAACTTGGAGAATTGGTATCAAGTTCGTGGCTTGGACCCTAATGATCCGCAACAGAGGAACAACAAGTATCGAGATCGTGCCAAAGAAAGAAGAGCAAAGTATGGAGAACCAGAGCCTCCGCAGCCGAACAAACTGAAAGAGAAATACCTGAAGACGAGGGTCGAGGAAATATCTGTGTCATACGAGGAACCCACGAGAGCCGGCATTGGCTCGGATAACGTTGGCAATAAGCTGTTGCAAAAAATGGGCTGGAGCGAAGGAATGGGCCTTGGGAAGTCTAACCAAGGTAGAACGAGTATCATCGAGGCTGAGAGAAGAGTTCCTACGGCCGGCTTAGGGGCGAAATCATCGTCGTACAGCGCACTACCCGGGGACACCTACAAAGATTGTGTAAAGAAAATGATGTACGCACGTTATCAAGAACTGTCCGACACATAA